In Halanaeroarchaeum sp. HSR-CO, one DNA window encodes the following:
- a CDS encoding SDR family NAD(P)-dependent oxidoreductase — protein sequence MAPTAVVVGVGEGIGTALFQHFATAGMDTAICTTRTGETDPIAEDLRDAGESARTIECDPRNPVDISQGFADVLEAFGTIDVVTFVAGSAPKGGLFECTRSQFVDALDRDLLGGFCTTRAVVPKMEESGGGTLLYITESTGIEPRRADVGARTAEAGFRGLASAIDEELDDFDVTYISLGEIAAQNQTGNSSSYEETASLCIDLVTGRDGEPLESTYRIDFDGETPHIEAGEMSDR from the coding sequence ATGGCACCCACTGCAGTGGTCGTTGGGGTCGGGGAGGGTATCGGAACGGCATTGTTCCAGCACTTTGCCACCGCCGGAATGGACACCGCCATCTGTACCACACGAACCGGGGAGACCGACCCCATCGCAGAAGACCTTCGAGACGCGGGCGAGTCGGCTCGCACGATCGAATGCGACCCGCGAAATCCCGTAGACATCTCACAAGGATTCGCCGACGTCCTCGAGGCCTTCGGGACCATCGACGTCGTAACGTTCGTCGCCGGTTCGGCCCCAAAAGGCGGACTGTTCGAATGCACGCGGAGTCAGTTCGTCGACGCCCTAGACCGAGACCTCCTCGGTGGCTTCTGTACGACCCGGGCCGTCGTCCCGAAAATGGAGGAATCTGGCGGGGGAACGTTGCTGTACATCACCGAATCGACGGGAATCGAACCCCGGCGAGCGGACGTTGGTGCGAGGACGGCTGAGGCCGGATTCCGGGGGTTGGCGAGCGCCATCGACGAGGAACTCGACGACTTCGACGTCACGTACATTTCTCTCGGCGAGATTGCCGCCCAGAATCAGACTGGCAACTCCAGTTCGTACGAGGAGACTGCCTCCCTGTGCATCGATCTCGTCACAGGGAGGGATGGTGAACCGCTGGAATCGACGTATCGCATCGATTTCGATGGTGAAACCCCTCACATCGAAGCGGGCGAGATGTCCGACAGGTGA
- the tnpA gene encoding IS200/IS605-like element ISHbo4 family transposase, translating to MEYDLDTGAHSTYSLHYHLILTTKYRRGVLTEERTQFIHEVISGFTDNYGVELTNLDGEDDHVHILFRAKPTTDLVKFINTAKGATARRIRNEYADELKTELWGDSFWNDSYCLISTGQVSLDVLKQYVEDQRE from the coding sequence ATGGAGTACGACCTCGACACGGGAGCGCATTCGACGTATTCCCTGCACTACCACCTGATACTCACCACGAAGTATCGGCGCGGAGTGCTAACCGAGGAGCGAACCCAATTCATTCACGAGGTCATCAGCGGGTTCACGGACAACTACGGTGTCGAACTGACGAACCTCGACGGCGAGGACGACCACGTACACATCCTCTTTCGAGCGAAACCAACCACAGACCTCGTGAAGTTCATCAACACGGCCAAGGGCGCGACCGCCCGCCGTATCCGCAACGAGTACGCGGACGAACTCAAGACCGAACTGTGGGGCGACTCGTTCTGGAACGACTCGTACTGCCTCATCTCGACGGGGCAGGTGTCGCTGGATGTGCTGAAACAGTACGTAGAGGACCAACGCGAGTAG
- a CDS encoding transposase has translation MYYAYKYRLKPSDAHREELDRHRDICRQLYNHTLYRLNEYQDEHGELPSMTTLRSELPNLKKWWDGLSDVYSKVLQTVVERLFDNLKGLSKLKENGYGVGQLKWKPPREYRSFTYSQSGFKLDKKGGQTVLSLSKLADIPIRLHRAIPDDAKLKQVTVKKEPTGEWFATFGVEIDHEPPEPPENPEKCVGIDVGILKYAHDTDGTAVGSLDLSDERERLEREQRKLSRKQHGSNNYEKQRRRVAECHADLRRKRRDFLHKLSAYYAREYDFVAVEDLNVKGMMESPSNSRNTASAAWRTFLSLLEYKCDREGTHFVAVNPRGTTKECAACGVSTEKPLWVREHSCPACGFEADRDANAAWNILSRGINDVGVGHSEETPVETALPVDTSVSAKRVVESGSPTLKEHTASAVSE, from the coding sequence ATGTACTACGCCTACAAGTACCGTCTCAAGCCGTCCGACGCCCACCGTGAGGAGTTGGACCGCCACCGAGACATTTGTAGGCAACTGTACAACCACACGCTCTACCGTCTCAACGAGTACCAAGACGAACACGGTGAACTGCCGTCCATGACCACTCTGCGGTCGGAACTCCCCAACCTCAAGAAGTGGTGGGACGGCCTCTCGGACGTGTACTCGAAGGTTCTTCAAACCGTCGTGGAACGGCTGTTCGACAACCTCAAAGGACTCTCCAAACTCAAGGAGAACGGCTACGGTGTCGGTCAACTCAAGTGGAAGCCGCCACGCGAGTACAGGAGTTTCACGTACAGTCAGTCTGGCTTCAAGCTCGACAAGAAGGGCGGTCAGACTGTACTGTCACTCTCGAAACTCGCGGACATACCGATTCGGCTCCACCGCGCCATCCCCGACGACGCGAAGCTCAAACAGGTCACGGTCAAGAAGGAACCGACGGGTGAGTGGTTCGCCACCTTCGGCGTCGAAATCGACCACGAACCGCCCGAACCGCCTGAGAACCCCGAGAAGTGCGTCGGCATCGACGTGGGGATTCTCAAGTACGCCCACGATACGGACGGCACGGCGGTCGGGTCGCTCGACCTCTCAGACGAACGGGAGCGACTGGAACGAGAGCAACGGAAGCTCTCGCGCAAGCAACACGGGTCGAACAACTACGAGAAGCAACGGCGGCGCGTTGCGGAGTGTCACGCCGACCTCCGACGGAAGCGCCGCGACTTTCTTCACAAGCTCTCGGCGTACTACGCTCGGGAGTACGACTTCGTGGCGGTCGAAGACCTGAACGTGAAGGGGATGATGGAATCGCCGTCGAACAGCCGCAACACGGCATCGGCGGCGTGGCGAACGTTCCTCTCGTTGCTCGAATACAAGTGCGACCGTGAAGGAACGCACTTCGTCGCGGTCAACCCGAGAGGGACGACGAAAGAGTGTGCGGCGTGCGGCGTCTCGACGGAGAAGCCGTTGTGGGTCCGTGAACATTCCTGTCCCGCCTGCGGGTTTGAGGCGGACAGGGACGCGAACGCGGCGTGGAACATCCTTTCTCGCGGTATCAACGATGTAGGAGTGGGACACTCCGAAGAAACGCCTGTGGAGACTGCGCTCCCTGTGGACACCTCCGTGTCTGCAAAGCGCGTCGTTGAATCAGGAAGCCCTACCCTCAAGGAGCATACGGCGTCAGCCGTGAGCGAGTAG
- a CDS encoding GNAT family N-acetyltransferase: MEFEFLGWPADGPTLELDWRRFSYAGKFVMSNTGKAVAREDGDIVGAIAFNEDRTDDDRCWIRYVTVREDWRGESVGTKLTAFAVNQLLDRYATIRTGANNPFSYQSFYKAGFGFVGETTGLAELVLERPVERSTTRYRAGLRRYADRDLSEPEREFIEAHRDADPPPVIEDFHNA; encoded by the coding sequence ATGGAGTTCGAGTTCCTCGGATGGCCCGCGGACGGCCCGACGCTCGAACTGGACTGGCGCCGGTTCAGCTACGCCGGGAAGTTCGTCATGTCGAACACCGGAAAGGCCGTCGCCCGCGAGGACGGCGACATCGTCGGGGCCATCGCCTTCAACGAAGATCGCACGGACGACGACCGGTGCTGGATTCGATACGTGACCGTCCGCGAGGACTGGCGCGGAGAGAGCGTAGGGACGAAGTTGACGGCCTTCGCAGTAAACCAGCTCCTCGACCGGTACGCGACGATACGGACGGGGGCAAACAATCCGTTCTCGTACCAGTCGTTCTACAAGGCCGGATTCGGATTCGTCGGCGAAACGACCGGACTGGCCGAACTGGTGCTGGAACGGCCCGTCGAACGATCCACGACACGGTACCGTGCCGGGCTCCGACGATACGCCGACCGCGATTTGAGCGAACCAGAGCGAGAATTCATCGAGGCCCATCGGGACGCCGACCCCCCGCCGGTTATCGAAGATTTCCACAACGCTTAG
- a CDS encoding class I SAM-dependent methyltransferase — protein MHDVPFFDRVAPLYDLVLPGTDREPLADGLSLAERQLDTVVDLGGGTGRAARALDRDPIVLDGSLGMLRKARDHHLRTIRGDIRTLPFPDDSIDGLVSVDAFHHFPSISRTLEEAFRVLEVGGVLVVREFDPSTLRGKVLVLGERLVRFDSTFLTVDELESAFETAGFETTVTELGFTYTVVGVKPGKT, from the coding sequence GTGCACGACGTCCCGTTCTTCGACCGGGTGGCCCCCCTCTACGATCTGGTCCTGCCCGGCACCGACCGCGAACCGCTCGCCGATGGACTCTCGCTGGCGGAACGTCAACTGGATACCGTCGTCGACCTCGGCGGGGGCACCGGTCGGGCGGCCAGAGCCCTCGATCGCGACCCGATCGTCCTCGACGGGAGTCTTGGGATGTTGCGGAAGGCCCGCGATCACCACCTCCGGACGATTCGCGGTGACATCAGAACACTTCCCTTCCCCGACGACTCCATCGACGGGCTCGTCTCCGTCGACGCGTTTCACCACTTCCCATCGATCTCACGGACGCTCGAGGAGGCCTTTCGCGTCCTCGAGGTCGGCGGCGTTCTCGTGGTGCGGGAGTTCGATCCCAGTACGCTCCGCGGGAAGGTTTTGGTCCTCGGTGAGCGCCTCGTTCGATTCGACTCGACCTTCCTCACGGTCGACGAACTCGAGTCTGCTTTCGAGACCGCCGGGTTCGAGACCACGGTCACCGAACTGGGGTTCACGTACACGGTCGTCGGCGTGAAACCCGGGAAGACGTGA
- a CDS encoding DUF3054 domain-containing protein — MAFDVDARAVRRYAVGDGVVIVLFVVLGELSHGANPLTILGPMALTMSTFLFGWFTVATVSGAYGSGTLTGQRRAVGLPVVGWAFADAIAQVLRSTESFPGNADLSFYLVALIFGGALLGFWRYIAFRISQRSI, encoded by the coding sequence ATGGCATTCGACGTCGATGCGCGTGCGGTTCGTCGCTACGCGGTCGGTGACGGTGTAGTAATCGTCCTGTTCGTGGTCCTCGGCGAACTCTCTCACGGAGCGAACCCGCTCACGATCCTCGGTCCGATGGCCCTGACGATGAGCACCTTCCTCTTTGGTTGGTTTACCGTCGCGACCGTCTCGGGGGCCTATGGCAGCGGGACGCTCACCGGCCAGCGGAGGGCGGTGGGCCTTCCGGTCGTCGGGTGGGCGTTCGCGGATGCGATCGCGCAGGTACTTCGATCGACCGAATCTTTCCCGGGCAACGCCGACCTCTCGTTCTATCTCGTAGCACTGATCTTCGGGGGTGCCTTGCTGGGGTTCTGGCGGTACATCGCCTTCAGGATCTCACAGCGGAGTATCTGA
- a CDS encoding presenilin family intramembrane aspartyl protease PSH translates to MHQRARVAVAVLGAATFFLVVQFGALALAGPFEAAGYQSVEDPQNPANSVLYFGVILVATVIMLGLMRYGRTTGLRVVLVLTSGLIAGYVFSVILPALTIPAFGSTNISPWVGGAAIVAGLLFYPEWWVIDLSALIMGMGAAALFGISFGIFPALLLLVALAVYDAISVYGTKHMLTLASGVMELRVPVLVVLPTTLSYSFIDDAADMAESVGADEDETNRDSGGESDDSHTEEGGFDRDAIFIGLGDAVMPSILVASAAVFLETPTLLGIQVAPLGAIVGTMAGLFVLLKMVLEGRPHAGLPLLNGGAILGYLVAALATGTSLLTALGLDAVF, encoded by the coding sequence ATGCACCAACGAGCGCGGGTCGCCGTGGCCGTCCTCGGGGCCGCCACGTTCTTTCTCGTGGTACAGTTCGGCGCGCTGGCGCTCGCCGGACCGTTCGAGGCGGCCGGCTATCAGTCGGTCGAGGATCCCCAGAATCCGGCGAACAGCGTCCTCTATTTCGGTGTGATTCTCGTCGCGACGGTGATCATGCTCGGGCTCATGCGCTACGGTCGGACGACCGGGCTCAGGGTCGTTCTCGTGCTCACGAGCGGCCTCATTGCCGGATACGTGTTCTCGGTGATCCTTCCGGCACTCACCATCCCGGCGTTCGGTAGCACCAACATCTCGCCGTGGGTCGGTGGCGCAGCCATCGTCGCTGGACTGCTGTTCTACCCGGAGTGGTGGGTCATCGACCTGTCGGCGCTCATCATGGGCATGGGCGCGGCGGCACTCTTCGGCATCTCCTTTGGCATCTTTCCCGCGCTCCTCCTACTGGTCGCCCTGGCGGTCTACGACGCCATCTCGGTGTACGGGACGAAGCATATGCTGACTCTCGCTTCGGGCGTGATGGAACTCCGGGTGCCCGTCCTGGTCGTGCTTCCGACGACGCTGTCCTACTCCTTCATCGACGACGCCGCGGACATGGCCGAATCGGTTGGAGCCGACGAGGACGAAACGAATCGGGACTCCGGCGGTGAGTCGGACGATAGCCACACGGAGGAAGGCGGATTCGACCGTGATGCGATCTTCATCGGCCTCGGCGATGCCGTGATGCCATCGATCCTGGTCGCCAGTGCGGCGGTCTTCCTCGAGACGCCAACACTACTCGGCATCCAGGTGGCGCCGCTCGGCGCCATCGTAGGGACGATGGCTGGACTATTCGTGTTGCTGAAGATGGTCCTCGAGGGGCGGCCCCACGCCGGCCTGCCATTATTGAACGGCGGCGCCATCCTGGGCTATCTCGTCGCCGCCCTCGCCACCGGGACGTCCCTCCTCACGGCTCTCGGTCTCGACGCCGTCTTTTGA
- a CDS encoding H/ACA ribonucleoprotein complex subunit GAR1, translating into MHRAGTVVRLSQGLLVLRTEGTDHADIGAMVVDETLSTVGRVVDVFGPVERPYLAVTPDDEVHPPTMLGETLYLR; encoded by the coding sequence ATGCACCGAGCAGGAACCGTGGTGCGTCTCTCACAGGGGCTACTCGTCCTCCGAACGGAGGGAACCGATCACGCCGACATCGGCGCGATGGTCGTCGACGAGACGCTCTCGACGGTCGGTCGCGTCGTCGACGTCTTCGGTCCGGTCGAGCGACCCTATCTCGCGGTGACGCCGGACGACGAGGTCCATCCACCGACGATGCTCGGCGAGACGCTCTATCTACGCTAA
- the srp19 gene encoding signal recognition particle subunit SRP19: MVENIIWPAYLDAERSRSEGRRVPESLAVDSPTVDEIAKAVQQVGYDAVIERDMAYPRTPWVTDGRVLVKKADDATKSDLVQAVAAYVQALRE; the protein is encoded by the coding sequence ATGGTCGAGAACATCATCTGGCCGGCGTACCTCGACGCCGAGCGCTCACGGTCGGAGGGCCGGCGCGTGCCCGAGTCGCTGGCCGTAGACTCTCCGACGGTGGACGAGATCGCCAAGGCAGTTCAGCAGGTCGGCTACGACGCAGTCATCGAACGGGACATGGCCTATCCGAGAACCCCCTGGGTGACCGATGGACGTGTCCTCGTCAAGAAAGCGGACGACGCGACCAAGAGCGACCTCGTCCAGGCCGTCGCCGCGTACGTCCAGGCGCTGCGTGAGTAG
- a CDS encoding CARDB domain-containing protein, with amino-acid sequence MRRVLVLVVIALVAFQPVGVPVATAAPDDTIVRTTTLSLTPDEPGSVDATVSFDVPSNVGSLTTTVPDDASVTQTTGFERNDDGTYTWDGDGPAPQLTMSVQANRTGVGLRHVATDAADESMEAGYEFVDTGPWAMVSAPSMSTEWRYRGDKPSFETTLKVAGDGVAGERMAFLGPTTTYQRTAHGQTFTLVVPDGATLEPEPDAILDSLEAASASLRVDERDPRVTLFAVPTGIEWAAQGLAGDADAWVLADRPLDSPDNVWLHEYVHTRSDYRTTEDARWITEGTAEYYAALLSLEQGRIGFDEFERHLATGSNSRYESAVLSRPDTWTAGANYRKGALVFGNLDYRLRVTTDSTYAGADVLARMNGRDDRVSNSYLLDVVTEAGGQSTGDFLERYVTSDATAEVWTRHEHSEAFTRLPPRMVVDDDYTFEIAGPYRNTSVSSLPTLVVGETVTVNATVTNQGDVAGEYDLSFVVDDETVDSVVGALDAGESRTVDFTRTFEGPGTHEVRIEERRFDGIVEEPATPRITSLTVADRTISPGEAVEVGVTATNEADKPATSDVSIRLDGTTVSTWQPMLDAGETATKTRQVTIEEVGHHVIAVGDQRVDVAVGGETETTPGTTASTPGFTVGIGVVAILLSASYAMIRRE; translated from the coding sequence ATGCGACGAGTTCTGGTGCTGGTGGTAATCGCGCTGGTGGCGTTTCAACCGGTCGGGGTACCCGTTGCCACCGCAGCCCCGGATGACACCATCGTCCGGACGACGACGCTGTCCCTGACGCCCGACGAACCCGGATCGGTGGACGCGACCGTCTCGTTCGACGTCCCGTCGAACGTCGGCTCGCTGACCACGACGGTACCAGACGACGCCAGCGTGACGCAGACGACTGGATTCGAACGAAACGACGATGGTACGTACACCTGGGACGGTGACGGGCCAGCTCCACAGTTAACGATGTCCGTCCAGGCGAATCGGACGGGCGTGGGATTGCGACACGTCGCGACGGACGCCGCTGACGAATCGATGGAGGCCGGCTACGAGTTCGTCGACACGGGTCCCTGGGCAATGGTCTCCGCGCCGTCGATGTCGACCGAGTGGCGATATCGAGGTGACAAACCGTCGTTCGAAACCACCCTGAAGGTGGCTGGCGATGGGGTCGCGGGTGAACGAATGGCCTTCCTCGGACCGACCACCACATATCAGCGAACGGCCCACGGCCAGACGTTCACGCTCGTCGTCCCCGACGGGGCGACGCTCGAACCGGAACCGGACGCGATCCTGGACTCACTCGAGGCCGCATCGGCGTCACTTCGTGTGGACGAACGGGACCCACGCGTTACACTGTTCGCCGTGCCGACCGGCATCGAGTGGGCCGCGCAGGGATTGGCGGGTGACGCGGACGCGTGGGTTCTCGCCGATCGGCCGCTCGACTCTCCCGACAACGTCTGGTTGCACGAGTACGTCCACACGCGGAGTGACTACCGGACGACCGAAGATGCGAGATGGATCACCGAGGGGACTGCCGAATATTACGCAGCGCTGTTGAGCCTGGAACAGGGACGCATCGGGTTCGACGAGTTCGAACGCCACCTCGCTACCGGTAGCAATTCTCGATACGAGTCCGCAGTCCTCTCCCGTCCCGACACCTGGACGGCAGGCGCCAACTACCGCAAGGGGGCGCTGGTCTTCGGGAATCTCGACTACCGACTGCGAGTCACGACGGACAGCACCTACGCGGGTGCGGACGTCCTCGCACGGATGAACGGCCGGGACGACCGGGTCAGCAATTCGTACCTGCTGGACGTCGTCACCGAGGCGGGGGGACAGTCGACGGGAGATTTCCTCGAACGATACGTGACCTCCGATGCTACCGCCGAGGTATGGACACGACACGAGCACAGCGAGGCGTTCACTCGACTGCCGCCGCGGATGGTCGTGGACGACGATTACACCTTCGAGATTGCAGGGCCGTATCGCAACACGTCCGTCTCGTCACTCCCGACTCTCGTCGTCGGCGAGACGGTGACCGTGAACGCGACGGTGACGAACCAGGGTGACGTCGCTGGCGAGTACGATCTGTCGTTCGTCGTGGACGATGAAACCGTGGACAGCGTCGTGGGTGCACTCGATGCGGGTGAGTCTCGGACGGTAGACTTCACCCGGACCTTCGAGGGTCCTGGGACCCACGAGGTCCGTATCGAGGAGCGCCGGTTCGACGGTATCGTCGAGGAACCAGCAACGCCTCGGATTACGTCCCTCACGGTCGCGGATCGAACCATCTCACCGGGTGAAGCCGTCGAGGTCGGCGTGACGGCAACGAACGAAGCGGACAAACCGGCAACGAGTGACGTTTCGATACGCCTCGACGGAACCACCGTCTCGACGTGGCAGCCGATGCTCGATGCGGGAGAAACGGCGACGAAGACGCGGCAGGTGACCATCGAGGAAGTGGGCCACCACGTCATCGCGGTGGGTGACCAGCGAGTCGACGTTGCCGTCGGCGGGGAAACGGAAACCACCCCTGGGACGACCGCCAGCACGCCAGGATTCACCGTCGGTATCGGCGTGGTCGCCATACTCCTATCCGCCAGCTATGCGATGATACGTCGGGAGTGA
- the thsA gene encoding thermosome subunit alpha, with protein sequence MFILSEDSERTHGKDARSSNISAGKAVAETVRTTLGPRGMDKMLVSDSGDVVITNDGATILNEMDIDHPAAQMLVEVAESQEEEVGDGTTTAGVLAGQLLDEAEEFLERDIHPTTIAEGYARARDIALDALEAEVIDGDLDDETLEAVAESSMTGKGTGGLTAEALAEDIVTAVRSAQENGSVSRADVNIVAQSGESSSATELVDGVIIDEEPLREGMPRSVDAATIAVVDTDLETREASVDVEYNVQSADQLDQAVESEQRELKAYADALVNAGVDVAFVTGDVADLTAGYLANAGILAFDSVDDDTVQAIANATGASRVATVADIAAEDLGSAESVHVDRYGEDEVTFVEGGDVGKSVSIFVRGGTGHVMDELERAIEDGVDSVITAIERGGVVPGAAATEVRVAQAIREAAAGIEGRQQLAVEAFADALDAIPRTLAENAGMDPIDGLVEVRAANESGRAGIVLEDGAVTIDDPVDHDILDPVAVKREVIGSATEAATMIVRIDDVISAE encoded by the coding sequence ATGTTCATCCTCAGCGAGGACTCGGAGCGAACCCACGGGAAGGACGCTCGCTCCTCGAATATCTCTGCGGGGAAGGCGGTAGCCGAGACGGTACGCACCACACTCGGCCCCCGAGGGATGGACAAGATGCTCGTCAGCGATTCGGGAGACGTCGTCATCACGAACGACGGCGCCACCATCCTGAACGAGATGGACATCGACCATCCGGCCGCACAGATGCTCGTCGAGGTTGCCGAATCGCAGGAGGAGGAAGTCGGTGATGGGACGACCACGGCCGGAGTGCTGGCCGGTCAGCTCCTCGACGAGGCCGAGGAATTCCTCGAGAGGGATATCCACCCGACGACCATCGCAGAGGGGTACGCTCGGGCCCGCGATATCGCGCTCGACGCTCTCGAAGCGGAGGTTATCGACGGCGACCTCGACGACGAGACGCTCGAGGCCGTGGCCGAGTCCAGTATGACTGGCAAGGGGACCGGTGGGCTGACCGCCGAAGCGCTCGCCGAAGACATCGTCACAGCGGTCAGGTCGGCACAGGAGAACGGGTCGGTCAGTCGGGCCGACGTCAACATCGTCGCGCAGTCGGGCGAATCCTCGAGTGCGACCGAACTCGTCGACGGCGTCATCATCGACGAAGAACCCCTGCGAGAGGGCATGCCCCGCTCAGTCGACGCCGCCACCATCGCCGTCGTCGACACCGACCTCGAGACCCGCGAGGCATCGGTCGACGTCGAGTACAACGTTCAGAGTGCGGACCAACTCGACCAGGCCGTCGAGTCCGAGCAGCGCGAACTCAAGGCCTACGCCGACGCACTCGTGAACGCGGGGGTCGACGTCGCGTTCGTCACCGGGGACGTCGCCGACCTCACGGCGGGCTACCTCGCCAACGCCGGCATCCTCGCCTTCGATTCTGTCGACGACGATACGGTCCAGGCCATCGCGAATGCGACCGGTGCCAGCCGCGTCGCCACCGTCGCGGATATCGCCGCCGAAGATCTCGGGAGCGCGGAATCGGTTCACGTCGACCGGTATGGCGAAGACGAGGTGACGTTCGTCGAAGGTGGCGACGTGGGGAAATCCGTCTCTATCTTCGTCAGAGGCGGAACTGGCCACGTCATGGACGAACTGGAACGAGCCATCGAGGACGGCGTCGATTCGGTCATCACGGCCATCGAACGAGGCGGGGTGGTTCCGGGCGCAGCTGCCACCGAAGTCCGGGTTGCACAGGCGATTCGTGAGGCTGCCGCCGGAATCGAGGGGCGCCAGCAGCTCGCGGTCGAGGCCTTCGCGGACGCACTCGACGCGATCCCACGCACCCTCGCCGAGAACGCCGGGATGGATCCGATCGACGGACTCGTCGAGGTCAGGGCCGCGAACGAATCGGGCCGTGCCGGCATCGTCCTGGAGGACGGTGCGGTGACAATCGACGATCCGGTGGATCACGACATCCTCGACCCGGTCGCCGTCAAGCGGGAGGTCATCGGTTCGGCGACCGAAGCGGCGACCATGATCGTCCGCATCGACGACGTTATCAGCGCCGAATAG
- a CDS encoding universal stress protein, which translates to MYERILVATDGSQGTEAVLDHAIAIADPYDARVTTLYVVDTRVVRSANDSDPDEVRAELESAGDSALESATERLENAGVSNETMKRDGNPEREIRTVADEIDADLLVLGSHGKSPREKVAGLGSVSESVVTNAERPVMVTRLPEE; encoded by the coding sequence ATGTACGAGCGGATACTCGTCGCGACCGATGGCAGCCAAGGAACGGAGGCGGTTCTCGACCACGCAATCGCTATCGCCGATCCCTACGATGCGAGGGTGACGACGCTGTACGTTGTCGATACCCGCGTCGTTAGATCTGCAAACGATAGCGACCCCGATGAAGTGCGAGCAGAGCTCGAATCGGCAGGCGACAGCGCCCTCGAGAGCGCGACAGAACGACTGGAGAACGCCGGCGTCTCGAACGAGACGATGAAACGAGACGGGAATCCCGAGCGAGAGATCCGTACCGTGGCGGACGAGATAGACGCGGACCTACTCGTCCTGGGTAGCCACGGTAAATCACCACGCGAGAAGGTTGCTGGGCTCGGGAGCGTCTCGGAGAGCGTCGTCACCAACGCCGAACGTCCGGTGATGGTGACCCGGTTGCCCGAAGAGTGA
- the amrA gene encoding AmmeMemoRadiSam system protein A has protein sequence MDEIADRAGEMAVTFARSVIEGYLADETVPADPPPRSQLTDRRGAFVTLETEGDLRGCIGRPYPAQTGVEAIRESAIGAATEDPRFPPVSADELSAITVEVSVLGTPDPIGADSGSVEEYVRIGRDGLIVSDGGRRGLLLPQVPVTRNWTPTEYLRQTCRKAGLPADCYRDGAVTVERFTADVFGETAPDGPVERIDLGEAALA, from the coding sequence ATGGACGAGATAGCCGACCGCGCGGGCGAGATGGCGGTCACCTTCGCTCGCTCGGTCATCGAGGGATATCTGGCCGACGAGACGGTGCCCGCAGACCCACCGCCGCGTTCGCAATTGACCGATCGACGGGGCGCCTTCGTCACCCTCGAGACCGAAGGCGACCTGCGTGGGTGTATCGGTCGACCGTATCCGGCCCAGACGGGAGTCGAGGCCATTCGCGAGAGTGCAATCGGTGCGGCGACTGAGGATCCGCGGTTTCCACCGGTTAGCGCCGACGAGCTCTCGGCGATCACCGTGGAGGTGAGTGTGCTGGGAACTCCCGATCCCATCGGCGCCGATTCCGGATCCGTCGAAGAGTACGTCCGTATCGGCCGGGATGGCCTGATCGTGAGCGATGGGGGCCGACGGGGGCTCCTCCTGCCACAGGTACCGGTGACACGGAACTGGACCCCAACAGAGTACCTCCGCCAGACGTGTCGAAAAGCCGGACTGCCTGCGGACTGCTACCGAGACGGTGCGGTGACTGTCGAACGGTTCACCGCGGACGTCTTCGGCGAGACCGCCCCCGATGGTCCCGTCGAGCGTATCGACCTCGGGGAGGCTGCCCTGGCATGA